The proteins below come from a single Euleptes europaea isolate rEulEur1 chromosome 5, rEulEur1.hap1, whole genome shotgun sequence genomic window:
- the EXOSC1 gene encoding exosome complex component CSL4, which yields MGPARYCVPGERLCSLEEGTPGSGTYTRHGSIYASLAGCFMKKSENGMLPVVSVMRDVDSQLLPDVGATVTCKVCSINSRFAKVHILYVGSTPLKSPFRGTIRREDIRATEKDKVEVYKSFRPGDIVLAKVISLGDVQSNYLLTTAENELGVVVAHSEAGVQMVPISWCEMQCPSTHAKELRKVARVQPQFLQT from the exons ATGGGCCCGGCGCGGTACTGCGTGCCTG GTGAGAGACTCTGCAGCCTAGAGGAAGGAACTCCTGGCAGTGGCACCTACACCCGTCATGGCTCTATATATGCCTCTCTGGCAGGTTGTTTCATGAAGAAAAGTGAGAATGGCATG CTGCCAGTGGTCTCTGTAATGAGGGATGTAGATTCTCAACTTCTACCTGATGTGGGGGCCACAGTGACATGCAAG GTTTGCAGCATTAATTCACGTTTTGCAAAGGTCCACATCTTGTACGTCGGCTCTACACCACTGAAATCCCCATTCCGTGGAACAATACG GAGAGAAGATATCCGAGCTACAGAAAAAGACAAG GTGGAGGTTTACAAGAGTTTCCGCCCAGGAGACATTGTTCTGGCTAAAGTT ATCTCATTGGGGGATGTACAATCCAACTACCTGCTGACAACAGCAGAGAATGAGCTGGGTGTAGTGGTGGCTCATAGTGAAGCAG GAGTACAGATGGTGCCAATCAGCTGGTGTGAAATGCAGTGTCCCAGCACACATGCCAAGGAACTGCGTAAGGTAGCCAGGGTGCAGCCTCAGTTTCTACAGACCTAA
- the PGAM1 gene encoding phosphoglycerate mutase 1 produces MAAAYRLVLVRHGESSWNLENRFSGWYDADLSPAGQEEAQRGGEALRDAGYEFDICFTSVQKRAIRTLWTVLDAIDQMWLPVIRTWRLNERHYGGLTGLNKAETAAKHGEAQVKIWRRSFDVPPPPMEPDHPFYSTISKDRRYADLTEDQLPTCESLKDTIARALPFWNEEIVPQIKEGKRVLIAAHGNSLRGIVKHLEGMSEAEIMELNLPTGIPIVYELDKNLKPIKPMQFLGDEETVRKAMEAVASQGKAKK; encoded by the exons ATGGCGGCTGCGTACAGGCTCGTTCTCGTTCGGCACGGCGAGAGCTCCTGGAACCTCGAGAACCGGTTCAGCGGCTGGTACGACGCGGACCTCAGCCCGGCGGGCCAAGAAGAGGCGCAGCGCGGCGGAGAGGCGCTAAGAG ATGCTGGCTATGAGTTTGACATCTGCTTCACATCTGTGCAGAAGAGGGCGATTCGTACCCTCTGGACTGTACTGGATGCTATTGATCAAATGTGGCTGCCTGTCATAAGGACCTGGCGTCTCAATGAGAGGCACTATGGTGGCCTGACAGGCCTTAACAAAGCTGAGACTGCTGCTAAACATGGAGAGGCCCAGGTGAAGATCTGGAGGCGTTCTTTTGACGTCCCCCCACCTCCAATGGAGCCCGACCATCCTTTCTATAGCACTATCAGTAAG GATCGTCGCTATGCTGACCTCACCGAAGATCAGCTGCCTACGTGTGAGAGCCTGAAAGATACTATTGCCCGTGCTCTTCCCTTCTGGAATGAGGAAATTGTTCCCCAGATCAAGGAGGGCAAGCGTGTGCTCATTGCTGCCCATGGCAACAGTCTCCGTGGCATTGTCAAACATCTAGAAG GAATGTCTGAGGCAGAGATCATGGAACTCAATCTGCCTACCGGAATCCCCATAGTCTATGAGCTGGACAAAAACCTGAAGCCCATCAAGCCCATGCAGTTCCTGGGTGATGAGGAGACTGTCCGCAAGGCCATGGAAGCAGTGGCATCCCAGGGCAAGGCTAAGAAGTGA